The proteins below are encoded in one region of Clostridium estertheticum:
- a CDS encoding VanZ family protein has translation MKKLGVILCLLWMGFIFYNSSRPATISDKQSYGIVNSIRSGKSVLEGKTNSAKVKSTVLPEGIRNQKIDVIIRKNAHAFEYCMLAVFVANLLFLFGVKGKNALIYIMFICLFYAVTDEFHQSFVLGRGSLVSDVLIDFMGSLIGLGIFYLAYYKIYTKHMTKRRTVAQGVMK, from the coding sequence TTGAAAAAATTAGGTGTTATTTTATGTTTATTATGGATGGGATTTATATTTTATAACTCTTCTAGACCTGCTACAATATCAGATAAGCAGAGTTATGGGATTGTTAATTCCATAAGAAGTGGAAAAAGTGTTCTGGAGGGTAAAACAAATTCAGCTAAAGTTAAAAGCACTGTGCTACCCGAAGGTATAAGAAATCAAAAAATAGATGTAATTATAAGAAAAAATGCGCATGCTTTTGAATATTGTATGTTAGCAGTATTTGTTGCAAATCTTTTATTCCTATTTGGGGTTAAAGGAAAAAATGCATTAATTTATATTATGTTTATATGTTTATTTTATGCAGTAACTGATGAATTCCATCAGTCCTTTGTTTTAGGGAGAGGATCCCTCGTAAGCGATGTGTTGATAGACTTTATGGGTTCTTTAATAGGTCTAGGGATTTTCTATTTAGCATATTATAAGATATACACTAAACATATGACAAAGAGGAGAACTGTGGCGCAAGGTGTTATGAAATAA
- a CDS encoding ABC transporter permease, with amino-acid sequence MSNIKENLLKYKSILALAILCIIVSIISPTFLQVSNLRNLFTQISVNAVISLGMTFVILTGGIDLSVGSIVAIAGAVAAATIKNTGSIPLAILAALFTGILVGFINGIIVAKGKVQAFVATLATQTVFRGVTYVFTGGNPISGLGNDFIRLTNSRILGIPVPVVITIIVFAICVYLLTQTRYGRYIYAVGGNEDSSRLSGISVNNVKNWAYIISGATAAIAGIIVTSRIGSAAPTAGNGYELDAIAAIVIGGANLVGGEGTIFGTIIGVLIIGVLSNGLNLMDVSAFYQTIVKGLVILLAVLIEKKKATN; translated from the coding sequence ATGTCGAATATAAAAGAGAATTTATTAAAATATAAATCCATTTTAGCATTAGCTATATTATGCATAATTGTTAGTATAATTTCACCAACATTTCTACAAGTATCAAATTTAAGAAATTTATTCACTCAAATTTCTGTAAATGCAGTTATATCATTAGGTATGACTTTTGTAATACTTACAGGTGGAATAGATTTGTCTGTAGGGTCAATTGTTGCAATAGCAGGTGCAGTGGCTGCTGCAACTATAAAAAATACAGGGAGTATACCACTCGCAATACTGGCAGCATTATTTACAGGAATTTTAGTTGGGTTTATTAATGGAATAATTGTTGCAAAAGGAAAAGTTCAAGCATTTGTAGCTACTTTGGCTACACAAACTGTATTTCGAGGAGTTACTTATGTATTTACTGGAGGTAATCCTATATCCGGTTTAGGTAATGACTTTATTAGATTAACAAATAGTAGAATACTCGGAATACCTGTTCCAGTTGTTATTACCATAATTGTATTTGCTATTTGTGTCTATCTTTTAACACAAACTAGATATGGAAGATATATATATGCAGTTGGCGGAAATGAAGATTCATCAAGACTTTCTGGTATAAGTGTAAATAATGTTAAAAATTGGGCTTATATTATATCTGGCGCTACAGCTGCAATCGCTGGAATTATCGTTACGAGTAGAATAGGATCAGCGGCGCCAACGGCTGGAAATGGATATGAATTAGATGCAATAGCTGCAATAGTTATTGGGGGAGCAAACTTGGTCGGTGGAGAAGGAACAATATTTGGAACAATAATAGGTGTGTTAATTATTGGAGTTTTAAGTAATGGGTTAAATCTTATGGATGTTTCAGCTTTTTATCAAACTATAGTAAAAGGACTAGTAATACTATTGGCAGTTTTGATTGAGAAGAAAAAGGCTACTAATTAA
- a CDS encoding VanZ family protein, translating to MKILLKRKTIVKILLCVVWLGVIFYNGTRPGETSQRSSRALIEFAGGVMNISPATIEKVGGKFNDVNYYVRKNAHFFQYFIFSILLCSIVRQSKLQRSNKIWMLLFLLLLFPVIDEFIQKYIPSRTSNVLDIVIDFSGGVLGMLISGVRGHVIHLKKGKRTIGATHMASGIHK from the coding sequence ATGAAGATTTTATTAAAAAGAAAAACAATAGTGAAAATTTTATTATGTGTTGTTTGGTTAGGTGTGATTTTTTATAATGGTACAAGGCCAGGTGAAACATCGCAAAGGAGTAGTAGAGCGCTTATAGAGTTTGCAGGTGGGGTTATGAATATTTCGCCAGCTACTATAGAAAAAGTAGGTGGTAAATTTAATGATGTTAATTATTATGTGAGAAAAAATGCACATTTTTTTCAATACTTTATATTTAGCATATTGTTATGTTCTATAGTAAGGCAGTCTAAATTACAAAGAAGTAATAAAATATGGATGTTGCTATTTTTGCTTTTACTGTTTCCTGTGATAGATGAATTTATTCAAAAATATATACCCAGCAGAACCTCCAATGTTCTTGATATAGTAATTGATTTTAGTGGTGGGGTTTTAGGGATGCTTATATCTGGTGTACGGGGCCATGTTATACATCTGAAAAAAGGGAAAAGAACGATAGGTGCCACCCACATGGCAAGTGGCATCCATAAATAA
- a CDS encoding LCP family protein — translation MKKIKNWKKILLSVFIICVLIVGGVFSYAFYKLNKINTVGISKNDDILGINSNALSEAENAKGITNIAFFGIDRMDANQKTSRSDSIIIVSIDSKNKKIKMSSIMRDTYVKIKGHGQTKITHAYAYGGPQLAISTINENFNLNIRDYITLDFFSFEKIIDTIGDVSINIKQDEISPMNDKIVEISKIEKKSVPKITKPGLQTLNGLQAVAYSRVRFTEGGDYRRIERQKTVMSLIMTKIQSLGVAKFPSIVSQLLPYTETSLSSMDIIKLGTKVLTSNTTTLEQDRFPVDGYSMGKTIDKVWYLVADMKSTIDQLHNFIYKDIKSVPKAIQ, via the coding sequence ATGAAGAAAATTAAAAACTGGAAGAAGATCTTGTTAAGTGTGTTTATTATTTGTGTATTAATTGTAGGAGGGGTCTTTAGTTACGCGTTTTATAAACTTAATAAAATAAATACTGTAGGAATATCAAAAAATGATGACATTTTAGGTATTAATTCTAATGCATTATCTGAAGCAGAAAATGCTAAGGGAATAACTAATATTGCTTTTTTTGGTATAGATAGAATGGATGCAAATCAAAAGACAAGTCGCTCAGATTCTATAATAATAGTTTCCATAGATTCAAAGAATAAGAAAATAAAAATGTCCTCTATTATGAGGGATACATATGTAAAAATAAAAGGTCATGGTCAAACAAAGATTACCCATGCATATGCATATGGTGGACCACAACTTGCCATAAGCACTATTAACGAGAATTTTAATTTGAATATTAGGGATTATATCACTCTCGATTTCTTTTCATTTGAAAAGATAATAGATACTATTGGTGATGTAAGTATTAATATTAAACAAGATGAAATTAGCCCAATGAATGATAAAATAGTAGAAATTTCTAAAATAGAAAAAAAATCTGTTCCTAAAATTACAAAACCGGGACTACAAACTTTAAACGGACTTCAGGCTGTTGCTTATTCACGAGTGAGGTTTACCGAGGGTGGCGATTATCGAAGAATTGAAAGACAAAAAACGGTAATGTCACTTATTATGACAAAGATTCAGTCATTAGGGGTAGCAAAATTTCCGTCGATTGTTTCGCAGCTTTTACCTTATACGGAAACAAGTTTAAGCAGTATGGATATAATAAAACTTGGTACAAAAGTGCTTACATCTAATACAACAACTTTGGAACAGGACAGATTCCCAGTGGATGGTTACAGTATGGGAAAAACGATAGACAAAGTTTGGTATTTGGTTGCTGACATGAAGTCTACTATAGATCAACTACATAACTTTATTTACAAAGACATAAAGTCAGTACCTAAAGCTATACAGTAG
- a CDS encoding sugar ABC transporter ATP-binding protein yields the protein MEEKIPFLEMKGISKCFPGVKALDNINLSLYKGEVLALLGENGAGKSTLIKILGGVYQKDDGKVVIQGSEVDIKNVKEAEKLGISIIHQELSVLPNLTVAENLFLGNEKINKVTKKLDKKLMNSMCKDYLKQIGSNVDPEEYVKNISIGEMQMLEIVKAISKNSNIIVMDEPTSALTDTETEKLFKVVEMLKSRDIAIIYISHRLDEIFAICDRINILRDGKYVGEVKVNDVSKDDLITMMVGRKMEEQYPYKEPTNVTPILKLKDVCLEGLLKSINLEVRAGEILGMSGLMGSGRSEVAKVIFGEYKKSSGSIEMNGKQVNINCPKDAINNGIAYLSEDRKKEGLILPLSVKQNMTLASLDKFEKKMFCISKADEKNVVDEYIKKLAIKTPTQDQLIKNLSGGNQQKVIIAKWLIQSPKVLIIDEPTRGIDVGAKKEIYDVLNQLKAEGKAVIMISSDMSEVLGISDRIVVMHEGKITGELSRKEATQESIMKLAIGE from the coding sequence ATGGAAGAAAAAATTCCTTTCCTCGAAATGAAAGGTATATCAAAATGTTTTCCAGGAGTAAAGGCACTTGATAACATAAATTTAAGCTTATATAAGGGAGAAGTACTAGCACTTTTAGGAGAAAACGGTGCAGGAAAGTCCACATTAATTAAGATCTTAGGTGGTGTTTATCAAAAGGATGATGGCAAAGTTGTTATACAAGGTTCAGAAGTAGATATAAAAAATGTAAAAGAAGCTGAAAAACTAGGTATATCGATAATACATCAAGAGTTAAGTGTTTTACCAAATCTAACAGTTGCAGAAAATTTATTTTTAGGAAATGAAAAAATAAACAAAGTAACTAAAAAGTTAGATAAAAAATTAATGAACAGTATGTGTAAAGATTATCTTAAACAAATTGGGAGTAACGTTGATCCCGAGGAGTATGTTAAAAATATAAGTATTGGGGAAATGCAAATGCTTGAAATAGTAAAAGCAATTTCTAAAAACTCTAATATAATAGTCATGGATGAGCCAACATCAGCCCTAACAGATACAGAAACAGAGAAGCTTTTTAAAGTTGTTGAAATGCTTAAAAGTAGGGATATAGCAATAATATATATATCTCATAGATTGGACGAGATTTTTGCAATTTGCGATAGAATAAATATTTTAAGAGATGGTAAATATGTAGGCGAAGTCAAAGTAAACGATGTCAGTAAAGACGATTTGATAACTATGATGGTAGGGAGAAAAATGGAAGAACAATATCCATATAAAGAACCCACTAATGTAACCCCTATATTAAAATTGAAGGATGTTTGTTTAGAAGGACTTTTAAAATCAATTAATCTAGAAGTAAGAGCAGGAGAAATCCTTGGAATGTCAGGACTTATGGGTTCAGGTAGATCGGAAGTAGCAAAGGTTATTTTTGGAGAATATAAGAAAAGTAGCGGCTCTATTGAGATGAATGGAAAACAAGTAAATATTAATTGCCCTAAAGATGCAATAAATAACGGAATAGCGTATTTATCTGAAGACAGAAAAAAAGAAGGACTAATACTGCCTTTATCTGTAAAACAAAATATGACATTAGCGTCTTTAGATAAGTTTGAAAAGAAAATGTTTTGTATAAGTAAAGCAGATGAAAAAAATGTAGTTGATGAATATATAAAAAAATTAGCAATTAAAACACCTACTCAAGACCAATTAATAAAGAATTTAAGTGGAGGAAATCAACAAAAGGTTATTATAGCAAAGTGGCTTATACAGTCTCCTAAAGTTTTAATAATAGATGAACCAACAAGAGGTATAGATGTAGGTGCAAAAAAAGAGATATATGATGTATTAAATCAGTTAAAAGCCGAAGGGAAAGCAGTTATTATGATTTCTTCAGATATGTCAGAAGTACTTGGAATTTCAGATAGAATAGTGGTAATGCATGAGGGGAAAATAACTGGAGAGTTAAGTAGGAAAGAGGCTACCCAAGAAAGCATAATGAAATTAGCAATTGGAGAATAA
- the rbsK gene encoding ribokinase, producing MNKVCILGSINMDMVVSIDKMPLIGETIFSENFKLAHGGKGANQAVASRRLGAEVYMIGKIGQDSYGLQIVNALEKEGINVNNIFKDDVKPTGTAIITVDNKGNNSIIVVAGANMSLNLEEIDKCKEVISNSDIIVAQFETPIEVTMEVFKFAKENGVITILNPAPAKEIPKELLAYTDIIVPNETEATTLTGVNVQDLESAKQAANSFLDNKVKYVIITLGNMGAAVISKEGGVLIPAYKVNAIDSTAAGDSFIGAITTKLTKSNLNINSLVEAVKFANRVSAIVVQREGAQASIPFLNEINKEQ from the coding sequence ATGAATAAGGTTTGTATCCTTGGAAGTATTAATATGGATATGGTGGTTTCTATAGATAAAATGCCACTAATTGGAGAAACTATTTTTAGTGAAAACTTCAAATTAGCACATGGCGGCAAAGGTGCTAATCAAGCAGTTGCATCGCGAAGGCTAGGAGCAGAGGTATATATGATAGGCAAAATAGGTCAAGATTCTTATGGTCTTCAAATAGTAAATGCCCTAGAAAAAGAAGGGATAAATGTTAATAACATATTTAAAGATGATGTTAAGCCAACAGGCACAGCGATAATTACTGTAGATAATAAAGGTAATAATTCAATAATAGTTGTAGCAGGTGCAAATATGAGTCTTAATTTAGAAGAAATAGATAAGTGCAAAGAAGTTATATCTAATAGTGACATAATAGTAGCACAATTTGAGACACCAATTGAAGTTACAATGGAAGTTTTTAAATTTGCAAAAGAAAATGGGGTTATTACAATTTTAAACCCTGCCCCAGCAAAAGAAATTCCTAAAGAGTTGCTTGCGTACACAGATATTATAGTTCCTAATGAAACAGAAGCTACAACCCTTACAGGAGTAAATGTTCAAGATTTAGAAAGTGCAAAACAAGCTGCAAATTCTTTTTTAGATAATAAAGTTAAATATGTAATTATTACTTTAGGTAACATGGGAGCAGCGGTGATATCAAAGGAAGGCGGAGTGTTAATACCTGCATATAAAGTTAATGCTATTGATAGTACTGCAGCTGGAGATTCATTTATAGGAGCAATAACTACTAAATTAACAAAATCAAATTTGAATATTAATTCACTTGTAGAAGCAGTTAAATTTGCAAATAGAGTTTCAGCTATAGTAGTTCAAAGAGAAGGGGCACAAGCTTCAATACCATTTTTAAATGAAATTAATAAGGAGCAGTGA
- a CDS encoding acyltransferase family protein, whose product MEKKRLNWIDMAKGFAMILVMFGHGPILLPIQAEVYTFHVPLFFFMSGYLFSNVKYNKFSAFLKKRIITIGIPYFCFSFIEYIYFFVFNNKQNVSPLKSFIGTLIPLRYNNGTLHNGTLWFIACLFMCEMIFFLIVKWTKNDKRKIITCLVVSAIIGGIYNTYIGKPLPWSLDVSFIAVVFYGIGYLIKGMENKVSKLVSIKYLVVFLIINVIIGHLNVRYINARVDMSSITYGNYFLFFGSAISGIMASLIFCRLLPKSKLLIYIGKNSIIFFAFHQMILYPIIDKLITYISFLASEKSYIVTLNGIIHVGVTLIVMIPIIYVINNYMPFILGKRFSKKVAN is encoded by the coding sequence ATGGAAAAAAAGAGACTGAATTGGATTGATATGGCGAAGGGATTTGCAATGATTTTGGTTATGTTTGGGCACGGACCTATTTTGCTGCCTATTCAGGCAGAAGTATACACATTTCATGTACCATTATTTTTCTTTATGTCAGGATATTTATTTTCAAATGTAAAATATAATAAGTTCTCAGCATTTTTAAAAAAGAGGATTATAACTATAGGTATACCGTATTTTTGTTTTTCTTTTATTGAGTACATCTATTTTTTTGTATTTAATAACAAACAAAACGTTAGTCCTTTAAAATCATTTATTGGAACACTCATACCATTAAGATATAACAATGGCACTTTGCATAATGGAACACTGTGGTTTATAGCTTGTTTGTTTATGTGTGAGATGATATTTTTCTTAATAGTTAAATGGACTAAAAATGATAAAAGAAAGATTATCACATGTTTAGTAGTTAGCGCAATTATTGGAGGTATCTACAACACGTATATTGGAAAGCCATTACCATGGAGCTTGGATGTATCATTTATTGCTGTAGTATTTTATGGTATAGGTTATTTAATAAAAGGGATGGAAAACAAGGTAAGTAAACTTGTGAGTATAAAATACTTAGTTGTATTTTTAATTATTAATGTAATTATAGGACATTTGAATGTTCGTTATATAAATGCTCGCGTGGATATGTCTTCTATTACATATGGTAATTACTTCTTATTCTTTGGGTCAGCTATTAGTGGAATCATGGCATCATTAATTTTTTGTAGATTATTACCAAAATCAAAATTACTAATATATATAGGTAAAAACAGTATAATATTTTTTGCGTTTCATCAAATGATACTATATCCAATCATCGATAAATTAATAACATATATTAGTTTTTTAGCTAGTGAGAAATCATACATAGTCACATTAAATGGCATAATACATGTTGGGGTAACTTTGATAGTTATGATCCCAATAATTTATGTAATTAACAATTATATGCCATTCATATTAGGTAAAAGATTTTCAAAGAAAGTTGCTAATTGA
- a CDS encoding glycosyltransferase family 2 protein, translated as MNQAVIEVSVVIPVWNEAQHLQQTLKTIAGFIRQSTKSFELIIVDDGSTDGTWAELMAVCSEIPQVEGIRLSRNFGKERALCAGLEHAKGQAVIIMDGDLQHPPELIPQMIDYWRSNTAKIIECVKRRRGKESFSYGMGAKLFYWLIQKLTRYDLQGASDYKLLDRQVVEAWAIMPERITFFRGMTAWLGFFRVQIEFDVAPRIEGTTSWKLTTLVRLALHAVVTFTSWPLSFVSIIGMMFFVGSAILGIQTLYMKLMGVAVTGFTTVILLLLSMNSMIMLGIGILGEYIAAIYDEVKGRPRYTVSQKTQNVRSDENVSDQ; from the coding sequence ATGAATCAGGCGGTAATCGAGGTATCTGTAGTCATACCGGTATGGAATGAAGCTCAGCATTTACAGCAGACACTCAAAACAATTGCCGGATTTATCCGGCAGTCTACCAAATCTTTTGAACTAATTATTGTTGATGACGGTTCAACTGACGGAACATGGGCTGAACTTATGGCTGTTTGCTCCGAAATCCCTCAGGTGGAAGGTATTCGCCTTAGTAGAAATTTTGGTAAAGAGCGTGCACTCTGCGCGGGACTAGAGCATGCGAAGGGTCAAGCAGTGATTATTATGGATGGAGATCTTCAGCATCCACCAGAGTTAATTCCGCAGATGATTGATTATTGGCGCTCGAATACAGCAAAGATTATTGAATGTGTAAAAAGGAGACGTGGTAAGGAGTCTTTTAGCTATGGGATGGGCGCAAAGTTGTTTTACTGGTTAATCCAGAAGCTTACAAGATATGATTTACAGGGGGCAAGTGATTATAAGCTTCTTGATCGTCAAGTTGTTGAAGCTTGGGCTATCATGCCAGAGCGCATAACTTTTTTCCGTGGTATGACTGCATGGTTAGGATTCTTTCGGGTTCAAATCGAGTTTGATGTTGCGCCGCGCATTGAAGGCACGACGAGTTGGAAACTTACAACTCTTGTTAGATTGGCTCTTCATGCGGTTGTGACTTTTACATCATGGCCACTATCCTTTGTTTCGATTATTGGAATGATGTTTTTTGTTGGGTCTGCAATACTTGGGATTCAAACTCTCTATATGAAATTAATGGGGGTAGCTGTAACTGGGTTTACAACAGTTATCTTGTTGCTGCTTAGCATGAATAGCATGATAATGCTGGGTATTGGGATTCTTGGCGAATATATTGCAGCAATTTATGATGAGGTCAAAGGGCGACCAAGATATACAGTCAGCCAGAAAACTCAAAATGTTCGATCAGATGAAAATGTAAGTGACCAATAA
- a CDS encoding GtrA family protein, producing the protein MKNNHEQNLQINVLLRYGMVGLLGTIIHFGSLILLVEFADFDPVLGSALGFLLVLVISYILNRTWTFQSKSRNVRQFLIYSIVSLIGLGLNSTIIFISVHVLKWNYLYGQCLVVLVVPVSNYLLNSLWTFKD; encoded by the coding sequence ATGAAGAATAATCACGAGCAAAATTTGCAAATTAATGTGCTATTACGTTATGGTATGGTTGGTTTACTAGGTACTATCATCCATTTTGGGAGTCTTATTTTACTTGTTGAATTTGCTGATTTTGATCCTGTTCTTGGATCCGCTTTAGGATTCTTGCTGGTACTCGTGATTTCTTATATTTTAAATCGAACATGGACATTTCAGTCTAAGAGCAGAAATGTACGGCAATTTTTAATCTATTCAATAGTTTCTTTGATTGGGCTAGGCTTAAATAGTACCATCATCTTTATTAGTGTTCACGTGCTTAAATGGAATTATCTTTATGGACAGTGCCTTGTGGTTCTTGTAGTTCCTGTATCCAATTATTTATTGAATAGTTTATGGACTTTTAAAGATTAG
- the rbsD gene encoding D-ribose pyranase codes for MKKIGILNGEISSVVSKMGHKDLIAIGDCGLPIPDKTKRIDIALSKGIPSFIETLKNVLLELQVEEVILALEIEENNPKVFEEIKKQFENVKFTFITHEELKIMLNECKAVIRTGEQTPYANVILKSGVIF; via the coding sequence ATGAAAAAAATTGGAATTTTAAATGGAGAAATTTCTAGTGTAGTTTCAAAAATGGGACATAAAGATCTAATTGCCATAGGAGATTGTGGATTACCAATACCAGATAAAACAAAAAGGATAGATATAGCATTATCAAAAGGTATCCCTAGTTTTATAGAGACATTAAAAAATGTATTATTAGAACTTCAAGTAGAAGAGGTAATTTTGGCCTTAGAAATAGAAGAAAATAATCCTAAAGTCTTTGAAGAAATAAAAAAACAATTTGAAAATGTGAAATTTACTTTTATAACACATGAGGAATTAAAAATAATGTTGAATGAGTGTAAGGCTGTAATTAGAACAGGGGAGCAAACTCCGTATGCGAATGTAATTCTTAAATCTGGAGTAATTTTTTAA